A region of Siniperca chuatsi isolate FFG_IHB_CAS linkage group LG23, ASM2008510v1, whole genome shotgun sequence DNA encodes the following proteins:
- the LOC122870970 gene encoding beta-2-microglobulin-like, which yields MKEFVCAVLVGLLCLAALSMAKESAPKVQVYSHAPGELGKANTFICHVSDFHPPEITIELLKSGKEMQGAKQTDLAFEESWHYHLTKHVPFIPVEGEEFACRVTHMGKSRTYIWEPDM from the exons ATGAAGGAATTTGTCTGCGCTGTTCTCGTCGGTCTGCTCTGCCTCGCGGCCCTTTCAATGGCCAAAGAAT CTGCACCCAAGGTTCAGGTGTACAGCCATGCACCGGGAGAGTTGGGGAAAGCCAACACCTTCATCTGTCACGTCAGCGACTTCCACCCACCAGAAATCACCATTGAGCTGCTCAAGAGTGGAAAGGAGATGCAAGGAGCCAAGCAGACTGACCTGGCCTTCGAGGAGAGCTGGCACTACCACCTGACCAAACACGTGCCCTTCATTCCAGTCGAAGGAGAGGAGTTTGCCTGCAGGGTGACTCACATGGGAAAAAGCAGGACGTACATTTGGG AACCAGATATGTAA